The following proteins are co-located in the Hydrogenophaga sp. RAC07 genome:
- a CDS encoding response regulator encodes MSHREARILVVGDNAVDGEQVCSMLRERYPHVEATTDPMKSDAVFDRVRPQVLVLAFKSVEACERFYLGLYRRSDVIQSLMHRTLLLCDKESVGRAFDLCLQDVFDDYVLFWPLVHDAKRLAMSVHLALEALHQELALAPLSELATLARRAEALEEQLAQQVKVGRIHAQHAQSTARQAQASVSRAMGGLSERILATGLDNALTVRDPSRFEQAFGVLQRESLIPTLEDVVQATEPLREWVDTITSELAEPLKATRDLVKHAKVSRPQLLVVDDDEYMRRLLKQLLSSAHYDVEAVGTAMDAQRYLLTNRPDLILMDFLLPDSNGILLMREIRSGQLNLDIPVIMLTGQTAKQVIVDSRKAGAVDFVAKPFNRDLLLKKVAQHLRTGP; translated from the coding sequence ATGAGCCACAGAGAAGCTCGCATCCTCGTGGTTGGAGATAACGCGGTAGACGGCGAACAGGTCTGCAGCATGCTGCGCGAGCGCTACCCGCACGTAGAAGCCACGACAGATCCAATGAAGTCGGACGCGGTCTTTGATCGGGTCAGGCCGCAGGTGCTTGTGCTAGCCTTCAAGTCGGTGGAGGCCTGCGAACGGTTTTACCTGGGTTTGTATCGGCGTAGCGACGTGATCCAGTCACTCATGCACCGTACGCTCTTGCTTTGCGATAAGGAAAGCGTGGGCCGCGCATTCGATCTCTGCCTGCAGGATGTGTTCGACGACTATGTGCTGTTCTGGCCACTGGTGCACGATGCCAAGCGACTGGCCATGTCGGTGCATCTCGCACTTGAGGCACTTCACCAGGAACTCGCTCTGGCACCGCTGTCGGAGTTGGCCACGTTGGCGCGCCGAGCTGAAGCGCTGGAGGAGCAGTTGGCGCAGCAGGTCAAGGTTGGGCGCATCCACGCTCAACATGCGCAATCCACTGCACGTCAGGCTCAGGCCTCGGTCAGTCGTGCCATGGGTGGCCTGTCTGAGCGAATCTTGGCTACCGGACTTGACAACGCGCTCACTGTGCGGGACCCATCTAGGTTCGAACAGGCTTTTGGCGTACTGCAGCGCGAATCATTGATCCCCACGCTTGAAGATGTGGTGCAGGCAACGGAGCCTTTGCGAGAGTGGGTTGACACCATCACCAGCGAGCTAGCCGAACCCTTGAAGGCCACGCGTGATCTGGTGAAGCACGCCAAAGTGAGTCGGCCGCAGCTGCTGGTGGTGGATGACGACGAGTACATGCGCCGTCTGCTCAAGCAGTTGCTCAGCAGCGCACACTATGACGTCGAGGCTGTGGGCACGGCAATGGACGCCCAGCGCTACCTTCTCACGAACAGACCTGACTTGATTCTGATGGACTTTCTACTACCTGATTCGAACGGAATTTTGCTAATGCGTGAGATCAGGAGCGGTCAACTCAATCTGGATATCCCTGTGATCATGTTGACCGGCCAGACTGCAAAGCAGGTGATTGTGGACAGCAGGAAGGCTGGCGCAGTGGACTTCGTCGCCAAACCCTTCAATCGCGATTTGCTTCTGAAGAAGGTTGCCCAGCATCTGAGGACTGGACCCTGA
- a CDS encoding GAF domain-containing protein produces the protein MKWAVNGQLQMKSAESSGMTETRGPTGFQIGIQSLLLLLVGMSLLPGFFLVAQNYRQARADAEQNLKLELQSVSVLAHSGQENVVAGVRNILETVASGPSVRRTDIRNLCFEFLGNIASRSADFANLGFADVRGDIQCIARGAGQQLNIADRDYFQTASSTRSFTIGGYIVGKVLVIPAMGFSIPVYDYQDNFVGVAFASLNLQRVNSVLQGLMLREGIRVDLVDANGILLGSTGAGFGQVGADYPDSRIRAAIAQAVQGKEEVSTSEHDGHWVQVRAVGPQQSGAMYVVASANTLQVFGALNERLLGQLAFMSTLLVAGLFLAWRLGVALVVKPVLALQHSMDEASVSPHRLSTRFQHRTKELHGLAAGLQTMVGRLRHGQQEIARAQRIAGIGFYALDIQAGVYRMDGTLESMLSMAPGASGHNEAVFEALFAKADIEDLKRKRTLLSQSGGELRIELGFLRPDGEQRIVEVFELLSADVDIHRPDQSVISGAIQDITDRKRLQRMFALLGSVNQVAVFSKSRAALYSQLCEVAVGVGEFRMAWVACRDADGHGLAPLAVAGHDDGYVNEVMLHQQIPGASESLAATAFRTQKLSIIENFRLADEGAWWRTEALRRGYRSAAAVPLMLDQEVVAVVILMAGSAHYFQAAECRLVVDLAASLSNALAHQRAVLEREQVLAELTTTSQSLIRAQALVQLGNWTRYAADKTAIWSRGLYDLLGRDPAEGPPPLEDARRNVHPDDLEHYMATMNAALGGRTRTPRMRYRGQRGDGQWRWFEEVIDAPVVGEQGQVLHVSGTVQDVTEQMEAERTLQLQLSRTELLNQIARATEERHDLKSVFSVVCENLETHFSVDVSAVLKRGDGVDVLLVEHLGERGKHLAMAAGLREGTVFDATSNGLARCLRGELIHEPELGFKDQPLPRSLVAAGLNGLVLVPLQSSGEVFGLILVARTKARAFSSGECEFLRQLGEHVSLAANHARLIESLQKAYKELEEAQHAALHQERLRLLGQMASGIAHDINNAISPVSLYADSLLMREATISEDGRRQLETIQLAVRDVADTIARMREFYRPGSETTHRGFVQPGKLVLQALELTKARWRTQSQMSGVTIEVETDLVSPCPDILVMEAEVRDAVMNLILNAVDAMPSGGQLTVATRVVANGGLDRLEIEVRDTGVGMDEETSRRCIEPFFTTKGDQGSGLGLAMVFGCMKRHGGEVALDSRQGEGTRVRLLFNLSQPDRPLSRGSVGIASDAIRLQGRHILLIDDDQFLLQAVSTVLRETGHEVIAMANGEAGLAVFEEHLDKSPFDIVLTDLGMPGIDGRAVALRIKAMSPATPVIMITGWGRRMSEDGEIPDHVDTLLSKPPQRGELLEAIERLTSRS, from the coding sequence ATGAAATGGGCCGTCAACGGACAACTGCAGATGAAGTCTGCCGAGAGTTCAGGCATGACTGAGACTCGGGGACCAACTGGCTTTCAGATAGGCATCCAGTCCCTCTTGCTGCTGCTGGTCGGCATGTCGCTCTTGCCAGGTTTTTTCCTTGTTGCGCAAAACTACCGGCAGGCCCGTGCCGATGCTGAGCAAAACCTCAAACTTGAGCTTCAGTCGGTGTCGGTGCTCGCGCACTCAGGCCAAGAAAACGTGGTTGCGGGCGTGCGCAATATTCTGGAGACGGTGGCTAGTGGGCCCTCGGTGCGCCGAACCGACATTCGGAATTTGTGCTTTGAGTTTCTGGGAAACATCGCCTCTCGCTCTGCCGACTTCGCCAATCTGGGATTTGCCGACGTGCGAGGCGACATACAGTGCATCGCGCGAGGGGCAGGGCAGCAGCTCAATATAGCTGACCGGGATTATTTTCAAACAGCATCGAGCACTCGGAGCTTCACCATCGGTGGCTACATCGTGGGAAAAGTGCTGGTCATACCCGCAATGGGATTTTCCATTCCTGTCTACGACTACCAGGACAATTTTGTCGGAGTCGCCTTTGCATCACTCAACCTGCAGAGGGTGAATTCGGTTCTTCAGGGTTTGATGCTGCGAGAGGGGATCAGGGTGGACCTGGTGGATGCGAACGGCATCTTGCTGGGCTCAACAGGGGCGGGGTTTGGTCAGGTCGGGGCCGATTACCCGGACTCAAGGATCCGAGCTGCCATTGCTCAGGCGGTGCAAGGTAAGGAAGAGGTTTCGACCAGTGAGCACGACGGGCATTGGGTTCAAGTTCGGGCCGTCGGTCCGCAGCAAAGTGGCGCGATGTATGTGGTTGCCAGCGCAAACACCCTTCAAGTCTTCGGAGCGCTCAACGAGCGTCTCCTGGGACAACTTGCGTTCATGTCGACGCTGCTTGTTGCTGGTCTTTTCCTGGCGTGGCGATTGGGCGTGGCATTGGTAGTCAAACCCGTCCTGGCTTTGCAACACAGCATGGATGAGGCGTCTGTATCGCCGCACCGGCTCTCCACGCGGTTTCAACACCGTACGAAGGAATTGCACGGTCTTGCCGCAGGGCTGCAGACGATGGTCGGGCGATTGCGTCACGGGCAGCAGGAAATCGCTCGTGCGCAGAGGATCGCCGGGATCGGCTTTTACGCGCTGGATATCCAAGCGGGTGTGTACCGCATGGACGGGACACTGGAGTCCATGCTGTCCATGGCGCCCGGCGCATCTGGCCACAATGAAGCCGTTTTTGAAGCCCTGTTCGCCAAAGCGGACATTGAAGACTTGAAACGCAAGAGAACACTGCTCTCGCAAAGCGGGGGCGAACTGCGGATCGAACTGGGCTTTCTGCGTCCCGATGGGGAGCAGCGGATTGTTGAGGTGTTTGAACTGCTTTCGGCCGACGTGGATATCCACCGCCCCGATCAAAGCGTCATTTCGGGCGCGATCCAGGACATCACCGACCGCAAGCGCCTTCAGCGCATGTTTGCTCTGCTGGGCAGTGTGAACCAGGTGGCGGTGTTCTCGAAGTCACGCGCTGCGTTGTATTCACAGCTTTGCGAAGTGGCTGTCGGGGTGGGCGAGTTCAGGATGGCCTGGGTAGCTTGCCGGGATGCGGATGGCCACGGTCTGGCGCCCTTGGCGGTGGCAGGACACGACGACGGCTACGTCAACGAGGTCATGCTGCACCAGCAGATTCCTGGTGCAAGCGAGTCGCTGGCAGCCACCGCTTTTCGCACTCAGAAACTCAGCATCATTGAAAATTTTCGTCTCGCGGATGAAGGTGCGTGGTGGCGCACCGAGGCATTGCGCCGGGGGTACCGATCGGCTGCTGCTGTACCCCTGATGTTGGATCAGGAGGTGGTTGCGGTTGTGATCCTCATGGCTGGCAGCGCTCACTATTTCCAAGCCGCCGAGTGTCGTCTGGTGGTGGATCTGGCGGCCAGTTTGTCCAATGCACTTGCCCATCAGCGTGCTGTGCTTGAGCGTGAGCAGGTGCTGGCTGAACTGACGACAACCTCACAAAGCCTGATACGAGCGCAAGCTCTGGTCCAACTGGGCAACTGGACCCGCTACGCTGCCGACAAGACAGCGATCTGGTCTCGCGGTCTCTACGACTTGCTTGGACGTGACCCGGCAGAGGGACCTCCACCGCTAGAGGACGCTCGCCGCAACGTTCACCCAGATGACCTGGAACACTACATGGCGACGATGAATGCAGCCCTTGGCGGTCGCACGCGCACGCCCCGCATGCGGTACCGCGGCCAGCGTGGTGATGGCCAGTGGCGCTGGTTCGAAGAGGTCATCGATGCGCCGGTTGTTGGTGAACAAGGCCAGGTGCTTCACGTGAGCGGAACCGTTCAGGACGTCACGGAACAGATGGAGGCTGAGCGCACGCTGCAGCTGCAGCTGTCTCGAACGGAGCTCCTCAACCAGATTGCCCGAGCGACTGAAGAAAGACATGATCTCAAGAGTGTTTTTTCGGTGGTGTGCGAGAACCTTGAAACCCATTTCAGTGTGGACGTGAGTGCAGTCCTCAAGCGCGGCGACGGCGTTGATGTGTTGTTGGTCGAGCACCTGGGCGAGCGTGGAAAGCACCTCGCAATGGCGGCAGGGCTGCGCGAGGGAACCGTATTTGACGCCACATCCAACGGGTTGGCGAGGTGCCTGCGAGGAGAGCTGATTCATGAGCCCGAGCTGGGCTTCAAAGACCAACCTCTGCCTCGCTCACTGGTGGCGGCCGGGCTGAATGGGCTGGTGCTGGTTCCACTTCAGTCATCAGGGGAAGTTTTCGGTTTGATCCTTGTCGCGCGAACAAAGGCCCGGGCATTCTCCAGCGGTGAGTGCGAATTTCTCCGCCAGTTGGGTGAGCATGTGTCGTTGGCGGCCAACCACGCCCGTCTGATTGAGTCGCTTCAGAAGGCATACAAAGAGCTGGAGGAGGCTCAACATGCGGCACTGCATCAAGAGCGCCTGAGGTTGCTCGGACAGATGGCCAGCGGCATTGCACACGACATCAACAACGCCATCTCACCTGTGTCGCTTTACGCTGACTCGTTGTTGATGCGTGAGGCAACCATCAGCGAGGATGGGCGGCGACAACTGGAGACTATTCAACTGGCGGTGCGTGATGTGGCGGACACCATCGCACGCATGCGCGAGTTCTACCGCCCTGGCAGTGAGACCACACACCGCGGGTTCGTTCAGCCAGGCAAGTTGGTCCTACAAGCGTTGGAGCTGACCAAAGCCAGATGGAGAACCCAGTCACAGATGAGTGGGGTAACCATTGAGGTTGAAACCGACTTGGTGTCGCCTTGTCCAGACATTCTGGTCATGGAGGCGGAGGTGCGCGATGCGGTGATGAACCTCATCCTCAATGCAGTGGATGCGATGCCATCGGGTGGTCAGCTGACTGTGGCGACTCGGGTCGTCGCTAACGGTGGACTGGATAGGTTGGAGATCGAGGTGCGCGACACCGGTGTGGGAATGGACGAAGAGACCAGCCGTCGATGTATTGAGCCTTTTTTCACCACGAAAGGGGACCAAGGATCTGGCCTGGGACTGGCCATGGTTTTTGGTTGCATGAAACGCCATGGTGGTGAAGTGGCGCTTGACAGTCGTCAAGGCGAGGGCACGCGTGTTCGCCTGTTGTTCAATCTCTCCCAACCTGATCGGCCTCTGTCACGGGGATCTGTCGGGATTGCATCGGACGCCATCCGGCTCCAGGGACGGCATATCCTTCTGATAGATGACGACCAGTTTCTTTTGCAGGCTGTGTCCACGGTGCTTCGAGAAACCGGTCATGAGGTGATCGCCATGGCCAACGGTGAGGCTGGACTGGCAGTATTTGAGGAGCACTTGGACAAATCACCTTTTGATATCGTGCTCACCGATCTCGGTATGCCTGGCATTGACGGTCGTGCGGTTGCCTTAAGGATCAAGGCCATGTCACCTGCGACCCCGGTGATCATGATCACGGGATGGGGAAGGAGGATGAGCGAGGACGGAGAAATACCGGACCATGTGGACACGCTGTTGAGCAAACCACCGCAGCGTGGCGAACTGCTCGAAGCGATAGAAAGGCTCACCTCACGCTCGTAG
- a CDS encoding sensor histidine kinase translates to MNTSTLGPFRIAVVEDEAVQRQALIDVLQIEGYSCQGYASPIAALADPRLSDADLLITDLNLPGMSGLEMIEALRHRNRDVGAILMTGQASLQTAIDAVRIGAVDYVIKPFKLSTMLTTVSKALEQERLRREIARLQGDLKLRYDELLLINRELDAFAARISHDLRGPITTMKMVLQTLNDEALHALENDLQHLVVSGIRSGDKAIKMVHDLLEFSRLGHRELHLERLNLNEVCATVLEELRTLHPAQGCAIEVGDLPTVQGHEGLLHQVLVNLVGNAIKYSGTVKSPHVRVASVPGDTKGWVCVTVSDNGVGFQANKIHELFKPFQRLHHPDQFPGEGMGLANVKRIVERHGGTVAASLNPGGGACFKLTLPAADAS, encoded by the coding sequence ATGAACACCTCCACGCTTGGTCCGTTTCGAATCGCGGTCGTGGAGGACGAAGCGGTGCAGCGGCAAGCGCTCATCGATGTGCTGCAGATCGAGGGTTACAGCTGCCAGGGCTACGCTTCACCGATCGCTGCCCTTGCCGATCCACGACTGAGTGATGCGGACTTGTTGATCACCGACTTGAACCTACCCGGGATGAGCGGCTTGGAAATGATCGAGGCACTGCGCCATCGGAATCGAGATGTCGGCGCGATCCTGATGACTGGGCAGGCAAGTCTGCAAACAGCCATCGACGCCGTGCGCATCGGCGCGGTTGACTATGTGATCAAGCCTTTCAAACTGAGCACCATGCTCACGACAGTTTCCAAGGCATTGGAGCAAGAAAGGCTGAGGCGGGAGATTGCAAGACTCCAAGGTGACTTGAAGCTACGGTATGACGAGCTTTTGCTCATCAACAGAGAACTCGACGCCTTTGCAGCCCGGATCTCCCATGATCTTCGAGGCCCGATCACCACCATGAAGATGGTGCTGCAAACGCTGAACGATGAAGCACTACATGCGCTTGAGAATGACCTGCAACACCTGGTTGTTTCGGGCATTCGATCAGGAGACAAGGCCATCAAGATGGTGCACGATCTGCTTGAATTCTCGCGTTTGGGTCATCGGGAGTTGCATCTCGAGCGCCTGAATTTGAATGAGGTGTGCGCAACGGTCCTTGAAGAGCTTCGCACACTCCACCCCGCTCAGGGCTGTGCGATTGAAGTCGGTGATTTGCCCACAGTTCAAGGACATGAAGGGCTGTTGCACCAAGTGTTGGTCAACCTTGTCGGCAATGCCATCAAGTACTCCGGCACCGTGAAATCCCCACACGTACGGGTTGCCTCAGTACCCGGCGATACCAAAGGGTGGGTTTGCGTCACGGTGTCGGACAACGGGGTGGGTTTTCAGGCAAACAAGATACACGAGCTGTTCAAGCCTTTTCAGCGCTTGCATCATCCCGATCAGTTTCCCGGCGAGGGTATGGGATTGGCGAACGTAAAGCGCATTGTGGAGCGGCATGGGGGTACTGTCGCGGCCTCACTCAACCCCGGAGGTGGGGCATGCTTCAAACTGACGCTTCCCGCTGCTGATGCGTCGTGA